One Salvia splendens isolate huo1 chromosome 1, SspV2, whole genome shotgun sequence genomic window, ttttgatttttttttattttttttttccccaaaatcatctataaatacacacattcatcatccatttatcacatcaaatcatctctcattcatctctcattcataattctcatacaaactatcaactacaagaagacctaatcaaccacatgtgggcgaaattcggcaacgagtagtgtcatttttaatttttaggattttaattatgtaatttttaatttttaggattttaattatgtaatttttaatttttaggattttaattatgcaatgtttaattttatttgtcatttgtaatatttattgtgggttttaaattaattttaatattatggaaatgtttttgtgtaattgaattttatattaattgtgctcgtccttgcggaagagcacagttgtgggtgttgtgctcttgccagagagcaggcatgaatagtaccgcccgggcccacaaccgtgccgctggcaagagcacggttgtggatgctcttatgcttATGGAGGCAGGGCAGCAACCCATAATAGTTCGATGAGATTACGAAAATATCCTTGCAATTTCAAGATATCGTGTGTAAAgttaaattataataagatGTAGATTTTGGATTTAAAGTAGCTCGGGCCCgtttaatattatgaaattgGATTGGATCTGGAATCtcataatttgaatttgaaagaactattctaatttaatttcaaattttttgtccaataaaaataaagtgattgatatgaaattgaatttgaaataaTTGTGTgtgcacacacatacacacgaACTATGTATGCACTACACAACTCACAATGCACATACTACATGAAATCACGCACACAAACACTAAGCATGTTTGAGCTGGGCAGAATAAAAACAGACACGGAATTGATAAGGCCTGGCCCActttgtcattttatacactGGTGTTCACCTCTTCATATATGGGGTCTAGATTTCAAAGTATCAGTAATGCGAGTTTAGTCAATTGGCCGTCAATTCACACCGAATTTCCCAACTTAACCCTAAGCCACATCTCAATTTTCAACATCCTCGCACATTATGAACACACCGTGATTCTTATGTTGGGTGGACTCATTTTTTCATAGCAAGGAGGCGTCCTCCCATCCGATCTCACCCAACGCACGCAGTAGACTGGAGCAAATTGGCAGGGGTAATCTCTCCATTACCCATTCGATTTTGGGTAAAATCATCACCAACGTCATATTAATTGCAGTGTCGTATCCTCTTACATCGACGACGTCGCACATTTGAGCCATCCCTTATGGAGTTCCTCGCAACGCTGCACTCGTGGATTAATATTCGGTTGCCAAAAATTGTGGTTCTTGCGAGGCAAGCCATTCTTGTGTTTGCATGCGCTTTGGACGGTGGAATGCGTCGCTATTGGGTTGTTGAATAGATGTAATTCAAGTGCTTGATTGATTATTGTGGTCATCGTGGGGTCATCGTGGCTGGGCAGCATGCGATGAATTAGAATGCATACTACTCGGTTTGTAAAAATGTGCGTGTATGCTCCTACATCTATAACAGAGCAGCTGCCATCATCAAATTCGTACATAAACATCACCTAATATGCATATTAGGTGTTCATAAACAGAGCACCAACAGGCGAGGGACGACGCCGTACATCAAACCAAAACATTGGGCGCTACCTATTACAATACTATTGATTTTTTTCCACCTTCCAAAACGTAGGTCCAGCAAAATGAGATGCAAGATCTATGGCATTACTATATATGCTATCATAGCAGATTTTAGAACCTACTCATCACTACTAATCTTGGTTAGAAATTGGGACGCCTTATTATGTGTGGCCACCAACGGAGAGGCGAGTTTGACGCAACCGAACTCGCATTGGGTGATCGAGTAGAGGCCCAGCTTGTTCTGTCTTCGCTGCATCTGGCTTGGGAAAAACCCAGCATGTCTCAAGGCGAGTTACCAGCCTCCCATCCGGCCCAATGTCTATGAAATACATGCCTATGTCATTGGTCGACTCCTGATCAACTGGAGGTGAGACATCCGCCGGAAATAGTTTACGGCAAACCTTGGAAGGGGGGACAACCCCCGGTGAGTTCACCTCTGCTTCGATTCCAATAACCTCGTAACAGCTCGGTTCATCAGAAGGGATCTCCTCGGTGCAGTCAGAGAGCACTATCACAgaaacttcttcttccttcttgaCGTCGTCCATTCCGTACAAGCACGCCAGCTGCGGGAAGTGGGGATCATCTCGGTGGTAGTACGCTGCCACGAATGGAGTTTTCTACATAATTACAATTGATCAGGCATTGCATGCACAACGTATAAAACATAAAGGAGCATTCTAACCTTCAGAATTTCCTCCCACGTCTCATCAGCCGCACGCACAAGCTTAGCCTCCACGTCATACGATGCGCCCTTGTAAGCCACTACCGCCTTGAAGGTGGTGTACCTCAACTTCAGAAAGTCGAGTCGTTGTTTGATGTCCACCTCGGTCGGCAGAATGTTGGCTTTAGACTACACTGCGTGCTGCGCCGTAAATAAGAACCACGATGGAAAATCATCGAACTTCCATTGGGTCTCCCTTTTCAGCTTGATGATCATGTTTAGAACAATCTCATCGATCTCCAGAGTCCAGTTTCCATAGTACAGATACACAGCCTGTTGAGGAATGAGCATGGTGCTAGTGGTGGAAGCTTTGGAATGCAAGTAGTGCGACTAATCGTGGGGTGAGGATGCTATTAAATAGGGGTTACACATTAATTACTTTGAAAGACTGGTATCTACCTCCCTACATCAATGCACTGGCCACATACTCATTGCTGAGCACTGTTGTTTGGGCCGTTGGTATTTGTATTTAACACAGCTCCCTCACCACCAAAAATAGAAGCCAAGCAGCTTATTTGTTTCGAGTTTTATGAGTCTTTGTGTAGGTGGGATTATTTCCTCATTTATCTGCTTACTTGACTTGTATACATCTATCTGAAGTAGGGTATTAGCACTTACACAAAATGTGAGCCACCCCTGTAACAGGAATTCATATAAAATAGGGAATGCGAGATGTCAATTAATAAATGGAATTTATTGAAACCTCATCTACTTTCATTGACTAATCTAATTTATGGAAATGCTGGCACCACACGCTTTTGAGGGGTCCCACTTTTATTGGTAACAGCCCACATTGACCATTGAGACGCATAAAAATTTCCTCTCCCGCGCATCCCCCCTAAATTGCATTCAAATAAACGCATACCTCAGCTTCACCTCACTACAAAAAGAGGTAGGAACAACGGGAAGGACATCTGCAGACGGAGTGCTCTCAAGATGCATAACGAggtattttgaaatatttacgAGCAATTCTGTCAGGCTGTGTAGAGTTAGAACAGCATTTTCCCACTGGGAAGGACATCCGCCCAATTGTAGTTCCAGCGTTTATTGTGGTGTATTCTGAGATTAGTTCagtattttcatattttattgtgGTTGTATGATGGAGCAGGGTATTGTGCCTGCTTCGGTTTTTGAATAGATGTAAGTCAAGTGCATGAATGAACTGTTTTTCATTTGTGTTCTTCAGTTGTGTTAACTCAAATGCAGGGCTATTGTATATGAGAATGCCTTATGCAAGAATATGTGTTCAGTTCTGATAAGAAAAAATTTGTGCATTTGGAATTAGGTATCATGGCTGATCCAACACGCCGTGGTGGTGGTCGGTCGCTAGGAATACCATCCCATGGTTTGTCGCTGACTTAGGCTACTCTTCCTCTAACGGTGGGGTATTGTATTCATCAGTTTGACTATGGTGTAATCATTTATGTGCCTTGACAGCAAACACAGACACTTAATCACGCAAATTTCGAAAAGGTGATCGAACCCGGAGGTTATGGAGTGCCCGAGAAGAGGAGATACTGGCTGCATCAATGCTTGAGCTACTTGCTCAAGGATGGAAATCCGACAATGACTTTCGTAATGGGTATTTCGAGGAGATTGAGGACAGTCTACGAAAGGAGTTTCCAAATACCGACCTCAAAGGCACGCCCCATATCACCTCCAGGATTTCCGCGTGGAAGAAGAACTACACGAGCCTGACAAAAATACTAGGCCGGAGTGGCGTGGGATTCAATTCGGATGGGCAATATATGATTGAATGCGACGACGATCAGTGGGATGCAATCGTCCAGGTACTGAAGATGATTATTGCATGGCTTAGATCTCTCAATTTCGACCAAGAGATCATCACAAAAATGAACGTCACcctgttatttttttttcttgttatgTTGTCATCGTGTGAATGTGTAGGCTGATAAGGATGCGAAGTTCATGCGGGGCAAGTCATGGCCGTTATGGGATACATGGAAGGCCATTTTCGGAAAGGACCGTGCTAGCAGTGCAGGTGCAGAACAGGTTAATGATGCGGTGAATCGTATGCGACGCAATGGCCCAAGCTTAAGCGAGGTCAATGAGAACGAGTTCCCAGACATCGAGGAGCGTGATTCCGAGAACGTGGTTCGTCTGTCACAGGCGTCGGGATTTGAAGCCTACAGCTCAGGGAACAATGGCAAACAAGCTTCCATCAACAAGTCCGGCGGTAGTCAGAAGCGCAAACACGATGGAGCCGATGCAGCAATCATGGAATTCCTCTCAAATCTGCATGCTGAGACAAACGCCCGCCTGGAGGTGATTTCATCTAGAATCGCCTATGAATTCGATCTTGGAAAGTCTAAGCAAGATGTATTCGACAAGCTGGAAACTGTTGAAGGCCTCACACTCGATGAACGGTACGAACTGTGCAACATCTTAAGCGACAAGCTGCAGCGGCTTGAGGTATTCATGGGAATGAGAGCTGGCGCTCGTCTTGGATACCTGTTGAAGCTTATCGAGGAGAATCAGAAAGTAATGTGAAAGCAGATAAAATGTTTtggacattttttttgttgctACCTTTTCTCGGTGGGGGGAAACCGATGCAAAACGGTTATTAGTTCGAAATCGCATATTTTTGCTGTAGCAGGCGTGTTGTTTGATATGAACCGCAACTACTTATGGGCTCTATCGTGCAGTTTGTACAACTCCTATTATATGAAGTGATGCATATGCTATTATGATGTGCTTCTCAGTATAACACTCTTGTTTTGAATGCACACTAGTCCATGTATAAAATGGATATGGGAGTTAAAGCGTAAGTTTTACTATTGCAATGATTCATAATGCATTTTCAATGGACTTGGTTTGAAAATATATTGTGATGCGAAGCATTTTTACATAATTTTCCCCTTTGGTCTTCATACTTTTATACAAGTTATGATTCATTAAATTGTGGTTTTCATTGTAGTTCACGTAATAGGGGCTGATACACTCagacatttcatcaaacaaaTTGGTATGCTATGTCAAGATATGGACAGATGACTCTTTGAATCATTCCATCGAACACTTGGTGTGCTCTAGCTTGGAGACTCCAGATGCAcaacccggtcgggtgttttggCACAACCAAAACACTCGATCGGGTGAAAGACGAGTGGAGTCCAGAATGCTTCACCCGGTCAGGCGATTTTCATTTcgatttcgcccggtcgggcgttttacACTCTAATTGCAAAGTGGCAGTTCTGGCAGGAGTTTGAGGAATTTAACCTTCAGAAAATTAgagggaagaaaggggagacgACTTTGTGGGGACGAATTTTATCAATCTCAAATTAAGCTTGTGTGTTATTAAGCTTGTGTGTTATTAGTTAATTGTTCTAAAAGCTCGAAAAATACACATTATATTGCAAGCCTCAACACAAGCAAGAGAAATAGAAGATACTCGAATTGGTTAGGCACTGGAATCATTAAAAACTACAAGCCCGTTAAAGCCCCGGGGAATCATCTGCTGAGGCTAgtacacaaaaaaaacaacatggcatctggcaaaaaacaaaaaagatcACGAGATTGGTCTGATATATACTTGCGTACACAACACactggcggatccaggtggggtcgggcggggtcggccgaccccaccacctGCCACGGAGTGCACCGGAAAGCTACTTTCTTCAGCCTCCGACCCTACGGCGTTCACGTCTCCGCCCCCACCTCACGTCCTCACGCTGTGTGAGATGATGAGGAGACTGATCAGAGAGAAAGGAAGGAAGTGAGGCAGCCGGATAGGTAGACTGTCGTCGAGAACGAAGGAGTTGGAGGGGAAGAGTCCTTCCGCGGTTTTTGTTTTCGAAGAGAAAGAGGAATGGTATTGGCGATGTCATTATTGTTTTCTCATCCCTATATTCACTCGTGAAATAGAATAAACCGGCATCAATAAATTTAACTAAGtttaaaagattaaatatcttaaatatGTTATCTAATTGTAAAATGggctttgaaatattttctttatttgaattaattcttagaagtccattaaaaatattttctcatcttatcaattaatgttaaatagtagtagtagtagtaatattttttttacagtatatcaaaatcaatttatctaaattaaccacctacttatataaagtaaatatttcttaatttcttctactcttagttttataatttaaattttcaaccttattattcatattcaattttttaaatctttaaaaatttggtatgttacagaaaaattatgctatgtgtatgtcattttttttgtcaaaatacgtaatataacataattgttctctcttactttattatttatttgcatctttgttttatctaagatcatattttattctttcttcagttAGCTCCATAAACgtctttttcttaaattttgtatCCAAAAGAAGAGTCTTGCTTATAACGGGACGAAGAAAGTGGAGTATGTTGTTTTAAGAATATCGATACTCGcatgaattatttatattaaaaaatatatttataaaaataattaatttaaacaattattttaaataaatatttactatcttgttcgaccccacgataatttgttcctggatccgccattgacACAACACATAAGTGCCATCCTAGGCTGAATAAGAAGCAGTTCACAGAAACCTGCCTATAACTATTCCCACTACTACCAACACGACGGCCATGAACCCAAGTTGCATTAGGGTCTTCAAATCGTTCGGGGTTGAAGCGCGGCAGCAATGGCCACCTCCTTTATATTCACCCGCACTGAAATTGGCATAAGATCTCTGTTCTTCAGCCATAACTGGTTGTCCCTGACCTTGTACGACCATTTTCCCTCCCTGTCCCATCCCCTGTTCAGCCTTGTTGTACCACTGAAATGATCCAACATGGTTGAGTTTGTCGGGACATTTGAAGTAGTAGCGTCCTGCATTGGTAGCCGTTTTCCTGCACGACGCAACTCCATCTTCCCCTTGCCACATCTACATTCGGGTATGCCGACTCCCATTTATATCTGTTAATACATTACGTTTGGAAAAAGTCAACGTGGAGTACAATTGAATTTTATCTATATGCGAAAGGAAACACATTACTATAGCAGACATAAGTGCTATTTAAATTGTTTCAATTACAAAGTTGGTCACAACGTCTGGGTGGGTCTAATAACATGATAGCAACAAACTCTATCTATTGTTCCACATGGTCAGTGTGAGGGAGTCTCTGAACTGAGTCCATTCTGCAGTTGGGTCTACGTAGTCTATGTAGTCAGGCTGTGTGCAATCTAGAGCCGGGGTGAGTGCTGAGCTCCCTCCATCAACCGCTGCCTCGAAGGGGTCATTGGTCATCTCGCGGTGAATAAAATTATGGAGTAGGAAACACACCATGATTAACCTAATTTGGGTTTGTATTGGGTAAAAAGACGCACTACGTAATATCCCCCAGCGCATCTTCAAAACGGCGAAGGCTCTCTCGATTACATTTCTAGCCTTGTTGTGCCTCATGTTGAACAATTCCTTCGGATTTTGTGGCTGTGCATTCCCTATACCCCATTCCTTGAGGTGGTATCGAACCCCTTTGCAAGGCGTCAAAAACCCGTTGCTATTGGCGTAGCCGTTGTCACATAAATAGTAACAGCCTGAAACGTTCAACAGAGTAAGGAGATATGTACATAGTTAAACCCAATAACTGGAAACCCGACAAAAATAACATCCAATGTCCACAAAAAAAGGGGGGACAGCAGGCTGCATAACCTGGGGAACTTTTAGACCGTTGGGGCGAGCCACAGCATCCCTGAGTACGCGAGAGTCGTCGGCGGACCCTTCCCAACCAGGTAGGAAATAAACAAGCTGCATATTGCGATCGCAAACAGCCAAGGTGTTCGTTGCAATAGTCCCCTTGCGCGTCCGATAACGAGGTTTGTCACTGGTGCTAACCAGTACGTTGATGTGTGTACCGTCGAGTGCACCGAGACAGCCCTACAAGAACAACAACCTTGTATAAACATTTACAGAAACCGACAGTGAAACAAGGTATACAGTGACACAGGTGTGCTATATTAAATACCTTGAACCATTTCCATCTGTGATCAATGCAATCATCCGGCACTGGTGTAGGCTTCGACAATAACACTCTGTGGAGACTCAAAACAGCCCACAAAACCTTGTTAATGTAGTGGGACACTGTCGAACCGGACCTAAAAAAACTGGAACGAACAACACGATTTTTATTGTGATGCGCTAAGACGCCCAAAAAAATCGCCACCTGTTCTTCAATGCCTAAGCATTTCCCTGGACGCAATCCTCCCTGCTCAGTGAGGATGCGACACAACTTCCCAAATGTGTTACGATCCATTCTTAAGTTTGCTATGCAGTCAACATCAGTGACATTAATCAGGCGTTCCAAGTGTATCAATTGCTGAGGAACCTTACTTATCAAGCTGTACTGCCTCGCATGTCCAATGATCCTACGCCTAGCACGGTTTGTGCGGGCTCTGATGTAACGCTGTACGAGAATTGTGCTCTCTACCCGGTATAATAGCATGAGGTCTTCAAGCATCATCAGTAATCTCACGGAATTAACTAGAGTTCTTATCGTGGCTACGGCGCAAGGGTAGTGTCAAAGATTTGGTAGGCTGATCACCCAATAATTCCCTAAATACTCTTGCTATACGATACATATGCAAACAGACACAAAAATATAACGGCCAATACACAAGAACAAAGGGAATGGTGGAATTATATTTATAACTGTCACAAACTCAAAGGTGCATATTATGGCGGGCTAGATAATGAAAGCACCCAACGATATGAATTTAGCACAAAAAAGCATGCAAATTTCTTTACAAATTCAAGATCAATTGCAAACCGAAGAGGCTCTGCCCGAAGGGGCAGTATGTACCTCTGTACGTCCTTCGGTTCTTGATAGTCGTAGGTGTAGTTATGTTGGTTTTCCAGTAACCTATCAAAAACCCAAATTGCCTCGTCAACTGATAGGCCGAAAATGTCGACGTTGAATCGCGGGGTACTAGAGATTGGTACCCGAATTCCACCCAAAATAAAATCGAAGCTTGGAAACGAACTGAGATATTCCGATCACCTTCTGTTGGCACCGGCGATGAGCTCTTGGAAACGGGATGAGAGAGTCATCACCACCGCtggctagggttagggattTCAGAAAAACTGGAAGGTTCAAACGAGTGAAGGGAAATTGGGGAAAAATAGATGCAAGGGGTAATTTGGGAAGGGACACTTCtcatttttgttgtttatttctttttcaaaaatagaCATAACCTTTTTCAGTAGACTTTATGAATGTCATTTAAGAGATATACAGTGACGGCAGCCGCATTTATGTGGGGCCAGAAGCTACAAACACACACACCGAACAACATAAATGACCATAACTAAATCAATTTCTCCCTCAATCAACCACACCGAACGCACCCTAAATATATGAATTACACACATATACATGACAACAAACACattgttatcatttttaattttctccATTATTTATGTTagtttctgttttttttcttatattattatttttgttttcatcttctgtttttctttgcaagtttttattttttatttggtcTTTCTTAGGTTATGTTTTATGTCATTTGCTATTGTTAGGATATTTTGAGCTGATAAAACACTCCAATAATTCAAGAAACTTGATCAAGGGGATTCAGTGATGAAGTAACTTGATCAAGGGTGGCGGTTGGAAGTTTGCAACAGAAAATTCAGTTGCAACGATTAGAAAAGAGCGGTTGCAAGATGTAGTTACTTGAAACTGATCTTGaatatttctaaaaatattgCTACAAGCCGTATAGATCAGCAAGAGAGAACAACTTCATCAGAGAGAATACAAATTGCAATCTGTGCTATGTGCTCTCGAAACCATGTCATATTTCGAGTGAGATTGAGGGAGAGAAAATGAATGTTCATagttcccgttcgtattcgatATGAGAGTGGTCTTCTTCATTGTATCTATAGTTGATCATCAATGAATTCCTTCTCATTTTGTCAATGGACATAGGCCTACGCCAAACCACATATATCTTCGTGTTCTTGAATCGTTTTCATCTCAATTTGTGAGTTACAAATTCTTGTATGATCTTGCTCCAATCGGATTTAcagctattattattatttttatatttctttatGTCTTTCTTATGTTATGTCTTTTCAGACTCTCTTTCGACATCGTCGTTGCtttaacaacaacaacaacgcTACTGCTCTCCAGACACTTGCAGCTCTTTCGATGCCGTCATTGTTTTTTAACGACAACCATTATATACATATCTCTAGGATCTATCACTCATCACTTTGTTTCTCTCTCATTATCCATATCTATCGTATTTTTCTACCGTCGCAATTGCTTCCGAAGACATTGACATTAAATAATACCCCACAATTGATAACACAACCTTAAGTCATTGAGTCCTATTGGCACTGTATGTGGGGCGCGCGTGCACATCGTGTATTGTGTGTATCTTGTACAAAGTGTGTGCGCAActtgtgtgtgtattgtgtgattGTAAGCGCGTTGTGTGTGCGTGCAACGTGCGTGTGGCACATGTGGTGTCCGATTTAAGAACTATTCGGAATGCCAATTATTTACtttgatatgaaattcaaatCGTGAAGATGAGAGAATTTGGAAATTCAATCTAgatcaaaatatttttatggtatcaaacattaaatttaaaattaaatgctCCAAATTCCGTTCTACACGTTTAATTGTATATTACCCAACGAAGCTTCATATAATTATAAAACCGTTCAATTTGTTATATTACAAgtgaattattttttgaataactTTTTGCTAAAGATATATTGGTACATTTCCAAATAAATAGTTAATTAATCAAAtatcttttgaaa contains:
- the LOC121798732 gene encoding uncharacterized protein LOC121798732; amino-acid sequence: MLELLAQGWKSDNDFRNGYFEEIEDSLRKEFPNTDLKGTPHITSRISAWKKNYTSLTKILGRSGVGFNSDGQYMIECDDDQWDAIVQADKDAKFMRGKSWPLWDTWKAIFGKDRASSAGAEQVNDAVNRMRRNGPSLSEVNENEFPDIEERDSENVVRLSQASGFEAYSSGNNGKQASINKSGGSQKRKHDGADAAIMEFLSNLHAETNARLEVISSRIAYEFDLGKSKQDVFDKLETVEGLTLDERYELCNILSDKLQRLEVFMGMRAGARLGYLLKLIEENQKVM
- the LOC121744019 gene encoding uncharacterized protein LOC121744019 isoform X2; the protein is MMLEDLMLLYRVESTILVQRYIRARTNRARRRIIGHARQYSLISKVPQQLIHLERLINVTDVDCIANLRMDRNTFGKLCRILTEQGGLRPGKCLGIEEQVAIFLGVLAHHNKNRVVRSSFFRSGSTVSHYINKVLWAVLSLHRVLLSKPTPVPDDCIDHRWKWFKGCLGALDGTHINVLVSTSDKPRYRTRKGTIATNTLAVCDRNMQLVYFLPGWEGSADDSRVLRDAVARPNGLKVPQAVTIYVTTATPIATGF
- the LOC121744019 gene encoding uncharacterized protein LOC121744019 isoform X1, whose translation is MMLEDLMLLYRVESTILVQRYIRARTNRARRRIIGHARQYSLISKVPQQLIHLERLINVTDVDCIANLRMDRNTFGKLCRILTEQGGLRPGKCLGIEEQVAIFLGVLAHHNKNRVVRSSFFRSGSTVSHYINKVLWAVLSLHRVLLSKPTPVPDDCIDHRWKWFKGCLGALDGTHINVLVSTSDKPRYRTRKGTIATNTLAVCDRNMQLVYFLPGWEGSADDSRVLRDAVARPNGLKVPQVMQPAVPPFFVDIGCYFCRVSSYWV